The genomic stretch GCCGATAATGACGGTAGAAAGACCTTCACGCAAGATTTTTCCTTGCTCAGAAGTCCTCAGCAGCGTCTCAATTTCCTTTTTCACGGCGGTTGCCTTTTCGACTAAAATCTGATGCGTCATTTCCTCTACATCATCATACTCCGGATAATCAATATTCACCTCAACATGGGCCAGTGTTTCTAAAATCTCACTGCGCAAACGGCGCACCAAAGCAGAAAGACGCCCTTCCATTTGATTCATAGCAACGTTCATTGCCCGGTCCGTTTTCGCTCTGATTAAGTCCATAACCGCTTCCGCCTGTGAAAGATCGATTCGGCCGTTTAAAAACGCACGTTTCGTAAATTCACCAGGCTCTGCCAGTCTCGCTCCCTCTCTCAATGCAAGCTGAAGCACTTGGTTCACAGTCACAATTCCCCCGTGACAGTTAATCTCGATGACATCTTCTCGTGTAAAAGTTCTCGGCGCTTTTAACACTGATACCATTACTTCCTCAACGACACGATCCGAAGGTCTGTCTACGATATGACCATAATGAATCGTATGTGATTCGACCGAGCTGAGTGTTTTCCCCTTCGGTCCCTTATAAATTTTATCTGCGATTTGAATGGCTTCTGGTCCGCTCAACCGTACAATCGCAATCGCGCCTTCTCCCATCGGTGTGGAAATTGCCGCAATTGTATCCATGTTGTTCACCTCTCTTTACTTATACTTCATCTATATAAAAAAATTTTTATTATGCCAAAACTAAAAGATAACATAGTTTGGTTCGAAGTGGAAGATTTGTTATCCACAGAAATAGAAATTCGTCCCTTATTACTTTAACTTATCCACATGTGAATAACAATTAATTTTATTTCCTGAACTTCCTTTTTATCAACAGGATACACCTAAAAAGAAAAAACTTAAACGGCAAAACCTTGATATTACTAGGAAAAGTAGATTTTTCGGATACAAAAAAACCGAAATCCAATTTTTATCGGACTTCGGTTTTATGCTATCTTTTATGGGAAATAACGAGATGACGATTTTCGCCTTCACCCATTGAATATGTTTTGATCTGGTGGTTTGCATATCCAGAAAGAGTATCGTGAATAATTTTTCTTTCGCTGGACGGCATGGGCTCAAGCTGGATGGATTTTTTCGTTTTCAAAACCTGGTCAGCAAGCTTGATGGCCAGCTGGCTCAGTGTTTCTTTTCTTTTCAAACGATAGTTTTCTGCATCCACCGTCACATTTTTATATTGGCCTGGATAACGGTTAAGGGCAAGCTGTGTCAAAGTTTCAAGGGCGTTTAAAGTTTGTCCTCTTTTCCCAATCAACAATGCTGCCTTTTCACCTGTTATATGATATCTCACTGTCTTTTTGCTTTCTTGAACAGTCACATCAGACTTCCCGGCAATGGCTTCGGCAATCGTTTGAAGATATAACTTCGCTTGCTGAATCGGATCAATCTTTTCAACCAGCTTTACGATCGCAGGCTTTTTACCGAAAATACCGAGAAACCCTTTGTTTCCCTCTTCAATAACAGTAATTTCTACCTTATCCTTCGTTAATCCCAACTCTTGCAATCCGGACTGTACTGCTTCATCGACATTTCGCCCTGCAGCAGTCACATTCCTCACTTTTTCTTTCCTCCGGCTTTTTGCGGCTCAGGATTTTTTTTAATATCAGGTCCTTTAATGAGGAAAGTTTGCGCAATCATAAACAAGTTACCAACTACCCAATAAAGAGAAAGAGCCGCCGGGAAGTTGATCGCAAATACGATAATCATAATTGGCATAATCCAAAGCATCATCGCCATTTGCGGATTTTGCTGCGCATTGCCAGCCATCATCAGTTTTTGCTGAACAAATGTAGCGACACCGGCAACGATAGGAAGAATATAGTAAGGATCTTTTTCTCCTAAGTCAAACCATAAGAAGCTATGCTCTGAAATCGCCTGGGTTCTCATGATCGCATGATAGAATCCAATTAAAATCGGCATCTGGATCAAAATCGGGAAACATCCCGCCAATGGATTGACACCATGCTTTTGGAATAAAGCCATTGTTTCCTGTTGAAGCTTTTGCTGCGTTTTTTGATCCTTTGAGCTGTATTTTTCTTTAAGCTTTTGCATTTCCGGCTGTAAAGCCTGCATCGCTTTCGAACTTCTCAGCTGCTTAATCATCAGCGGTAAAATTAATAAACGAATTAAAATGGTAACTAGAATAATTGAAAGCCCGTAGTTATCTCCCGTCAATTTCGCTACATACGTAATGAGCTCAGACAATGGATATACTACGTACTTGTCCCAGAAATGCGGACTATCTGCAGTGATCGGCTCTTTCACACTCGAGCATCCAGCCAAAAGCATGAATACGCCAACCATACTTAATAGCAACCCTATTCTCCTTTTCAACAACATTTCCTCCTATAATTAATCTTTACACTCTTTTATTGCAAAGCATACTTGTATGTATTTTAGCATCTTTCAGTTTTAAATGGTGTCTTTTTCTGATCAACCAGAAAGGAAGCGCTTTTAAAAGTTGTAAGAAAGCAGTGGTGATGCCTACTTTGACGAAGATTTCTTATATAATGAAGACTTTCTGAATAGATGCTGCAGACTTTTTTTCGTTTCCTCATATGTCAGCTGGCTCGCCGGTTTTCTGGCAATAATGATGTAATCCTTTTCCTTCAGTCTCTCTTTCTCTTCAAGAAAGGCCTGCCGAATCAAACGTTTGATCCGATTTCGCATCACAGCATTGCCAATTTTTTTGCTGACGGAAAGCCCGACACGCAGTTCATCATTTTCAGGCTGATCAAGCGTATATAAGACAAACTGGCGGTTTGCAACTGATGTCCCATGTTTAAACACTTTTTGAAAATCTTCATTTTTCTTTAAACGATTTCGCTTCTTCAAATGACTCACTCCGATACTGGCTGGCAGAAACTTTTAAAATTTATTATGAACATGAGATGCATCTGAACCAGGAAGCATGCCCCGGTTCATTACGCATCACATCTATCTTTTCCCATAACGTGAAAAAAGACCACTGACATTATTCAGTGGCCTAAGCTGATAATACTTTTCTGCCTTTGCGGCGACGGCGTGCTAAAACTAGACGACCGTT from Bacillus subtilis subsp. subtilis str. 168 encodes the following:
- the jag gene encoding SpoIIIJ-associated RNA/ssDNA-binding protein (Evidence 2a: Function from experimental evidences in other organisms; PubMedId: 1487728, 12813085, 26883633, 27776484; Product type f: factor), producing MRNVTAAGRNVDEAVQSGLQELGLTKDKVEITVIEEGNKGFLGIFGKKPAIVKLVEKIDPIQQAKLYLQTIAEAIAGKSDVTVQESKKTVRYHITGEKAALLIGKRGQTLNALETLTQLALNRYPGQYKNVTVDAENYRLKRKETLSQLAIKLADQVLKTKKSIQLEPMPSSERKIIHDTLSGYANHQIKTYSMGEGENRHLVISHKR
- the oxaAA gene encoding Sec-independent factor for membrane protein insertion (YidC/SpoIIIJ family) (Evidence 1a: Function from experimental evidences in the studied strain; PubMedId: 11889108, 12586834, 15654078, 15671040, 15849754, 15995216, 16850406, 24739968, 25133632, 25313395, 25359772, 25855636; Product type f: factor), with amino-acid sequence MLLKRRIGLLLSMVGVFMLLAGCSSVKEPITADSPHFWDKYVVYPLSELITYVAKLTGDNYGLSIILVTILIRLLILPLMIKQLRSSKAMQALQPEMQKLKEKYSSKDQKTQQKLQQETMALFQKHGVNPLAGCFPILIQMPILIGFYHAIMRTQAISEHSFLWFDLGEKDPYYILPIVAGVATFVQQKLMMAGNAQQNPQMAMMLWIMPIMIIVFAINFPAALSLYWVVGNLFMIAQTFLIKGPDIKKNPEPQKAGGKKK
- the rnpA gene encoding protein component of ribonuclease P (RNase P) (substrate specificity) (Evidence 2a: Function from experimental evidences in other organisms; PubMedId: 12682299, 16061811, 16163391, 16980484, 17299131, 21347352, 24580115; Product type e: enzyme), which encodes MKKRNRLKKNEDFQKVFKHGTSVANRQFVLYTLDQPENDELRVGLSVSKKIGNAVMRNRIKRLIRQAFLEEKERLKEKDYIIIARKPASQLTYEETKKSLQHLFRKSSLYKKSSSK